A region from the Manihot esculenta cultivar AM560-2 chromosome 13, M.esculenta_v8, whole genome shotgun sequence genome encodes:
- the LOC110630009 gene encoding DDT domain-containing protein DDB_G0282237 isoform X6: protein MPLLKKKPFTLLEPPKDLKPHELVYQVRFTKEIFRNYQMYLNRINLYRQRIWSCKISGKANLTFEEALVSEKHATEKVQEIPKELVGPALHIIQYSMLSLKDLADTIAKKLHEHLFVGAELNGKKGGDICPCKIVKVLDEGTFKTQYEVAWLDKNNKVMETSVAKRDDLMWKKFPFSRNILKSFIRESTYRSAPWVLHNNLAQKHGISCDPPQELKGKVFIQDGLVICNKKRKEEAEKASGKHKKKKVEGVVVGATNMEKKGKSGTKDDQPMQDPIRYPIDDLLVQPAADDPVFTDRPSPSRDFNIQMDCVVDLLMVWDFCSSFGRMLHLWPFSLEDFENAICHKDSNLILIVETHSALLRLLIKDNSECFSALPKRSLKLKITLINWTEYLCHFIEKINIPDLSTNVTTIKRGHYGLLDVKAKLWILRELVNQVIETDLFREKLDDHVEQRQALGATRRGEALEEGRKRRQEKEKLKVEEKVEEKVDSLDNRAMEGFSVETAENYPSKLENGKHHNNNGEIAKEINEEFISAPEKNTSDKSESYHSEIAPQKMKQNIDLEVLEENIKNSSSKIGVKQLKNEKKEAVETRSKEQREEYYEREMEKLVLRTNSLGKDRNYNRYWWFRRDGRIFVESSDNKLWGYYCSKEELDALMGSLNCKGEREKALQKQLQKFYSRMWFVCF from the exons ATGCCTCTGTTGAAGAAAAAGCCATTCACTTTGCTGGAACCACCCAAGGATTTGAAACCTCATGAGCTTGTATATCAAGTTCGCTTCACAAAGGAGATATTTCGGAATTATCA gATGTatttgaatcgaataaattTATATCGGCAGAGAATTTGGAGTTGCAAAATTAGTGGAAAAGCTAACTTGACTTTTGAAGAGGCTTTAGTGTCTGAAAAGCATGCGACAGAGAAGGTTCAAGAGATTCCCAAAGAGCTTGTAGGACCTGCATTGCATATCATACAATATA GTATGCTTTCACTGAAAGATCTTGCAGACACTATAGCAAAAAAGCTGCACGAACATTTGTTTGTAGGTGCTGAATTGAATGGAAAAAAGGGTGGTGATATCTGTCCATGCAAGATAGTAAAGGTACTGGATGAGGGTACTTTTAAAACCCAATATGAGGTAGCTTGGCTTGATAAGAATAATAAAGTAATGGAAACATCAGTTGCAAAAAGGGATGATTTAATGTGGAAGAAGTTTCCTTTTAGTAGAAATATTTTGAAGTCCTTTATTCGTGAGTCAACATACAGAAGTGCTCCTTGGGTGCTTCATAACAATTTGGCACAGAAGCATGGTATCTCATGTGACCCACCACAGGAGTTAAAAGGCAAAGTTTTCATACAGGATGGACTAGTAATCTGCAATAAGAAGAGAAAAGAG GAAGCGGAAAAAGCATCTggaaaacataaaaagaaaaaagtggaAGGTGTGGTAGTTGGCGCTACAAACATGGAAAAAAAGGGTAAAAGTGGTACTA AAGATGATCAACCTATGCAAGATCCCATAAGATATCCCATTGATGATCTGTTGGTGCAGCCTGCGGCAGATGATCCAGTCTTCACTGACCGCCCTTCACCTTCAAGGGACTTTAATATTCAGATGGATTGTGTTGTTGATCTTTTAATGGTTTGGGATTTTTGCTCCTCTTTTGGTAGGATGTTGCACCTATGGCCATTCTCTCTGGAAGATTTTGAAAATGCTATCTGCCACAAGGATAGTAATTTGATTCTTATTGTGGAAACACATTCTGCACTTCTTCGACTGCTTATAAAAGACAATAGTGAATGTTTTTCAGCTCTACCGAAAAGAAGCCTGAAGTTGAAG ATAACATTAATTAATTGGACAGAATATTTGTGTCATTTCATAGAGAAGATCAACATTCCAGATCTATCCACAAATGTGACAACAATTAAGCGTGGGCACTATGGTCTCTTAGATGTTAAAGCTAAATTGTGGATCCTTCGAGAATTGGTTAATCAAGTCATTGAAACAGATCTTTTCAGAGAGAAGTTGGATGATCATGTTGAACAGCGTCAGGCACTTGGAGCGACAAGGAGAGGGGAAGCTCTGGAAGAAGGTAGAAAGAGAAGACAAGAGAAGGAAAAGCTGAAGGTTGAAGAGAAGGTTGAAGAGAAGGTTGATTCTCTTGACAATAGAGCAATGGAAGGATTTAGTGTGGAAACTGCAGAAAACTATCCAAGTAAGTTGGAAAATGGGAAGCATCATAACAACAATGGAGAGATAGCAAAGGAAATAAATGAGGAGTTCATTTCAGCTCCAGAAAAAAATACGTCAGATAAGAG TGAGAGCTACCATTCAGAAATTGCACCACAGAAAATGAAGCAAAATATAGATCTGGAAGTCCtggaagaaaatataaaaaattcatctAGCAAAATTGGAGTTAAACAGttgaagaatgagaagaaggaAGCAGTAGAAACGAGAAGCAAAGAGCAAAGG GAGGAATATTATGAACGGGAGATGGAGAAACTAGTCTTGCGCACCAATTCATTGGGTAAAGACAGAAACTACAATAGGTATTGGTGGTTCCGACGTGATGGGAGGATCTTTGTTGAGAGTTCCGACAACAAGCTATGGGGCTATTATTGTTCCAAGGAAGAG CTTGATGCATTGATGGGTTCACTGAACTGTAAGGGTGAGAGAGAGAAGGCTCTTCAGAAACAGCTGCAGAAATTCTACAGCAGAATGTG GTTTGTCTGTTTTTGA